The Deinococcus wulumuqiensis R12 genome has a window encoding:
- a CDS encoding class I SAM-dependent rRNA methyltransferase: protein MTVLPAPDLLARALSRRAGLPETGTTFYRAVHITETGGVWALDVAGDAGVLSLYAELGPEAEHALAAQCGEGAGLAGVYLKRRPPEARHLANVARERLSPPDPVWGAARPEVTVLEEGVPFLIRPGADLSLGLFSDARPARRWVREHSAGGRVLNTFAYTCGFGLSAALGGAQTVKNVDLSRKVLGWGQANYALSGLAAPDPDFLYGDVFGWLERLRKRGDLFDLVVLDPPGFARSKAGTWRADKDYGRLFAQACGVTAPDGRVLALLNHAGVSAGGLTRLIEHGLDTAGRRGRLSAALGPGRDYPGAAHLKVQVWDVE, encoded by the coding sequence ATGACTGTTTTGCCGGCGCCTGACCTGCTCGCCCGCGCCCTGAGCCGCCGCGCGGGGCTGCCGGAGACGGGTACCACCTTTTACCGCGCGGTCCACATCACCGAAACCGGGGGTGTGTGGGCGCTGGACGTGGCAGGAGACGCCGGGGTGCTGAGCCTGTACGCCGAACTGGGGCCGGAGGCCGAACACGCCCTGGCCGCGCAGTGTGGAGAGGGTGCGGGGCTGGCCGGGGTCTACCTCAAGCGCCGCCCGCCCGAGGCGAGACACCTGGCGAACGTGGCCCGCGAACGGCTCTCGCCGCCCGACCCGGTGTGGGGCGCGGCCCGGCCCGAGGTGACGGTGCTGGAAGAAGGGGTGCCCTTCCTGATTCGGCCCGGTGCCGACCTCAGCCTGGGGCTGTTTTCCGACGCTCGCCCGGCGCGGCGCTGGGTGCGCGAACACTCGGCAGGGGGGCGGGTGCTGAACACCTTCGCGTACACCTGCGGCTTTGGCCTGAGCGCGGCCCTCGGCGGCGCACAAACCGTCAAGAACGTGGACCTCTCGCGCAAGGTGTTGGGGTGGGGGCAGGCCAACTACGCCCTGAGCGGGCTGGCGGCGCCCGACCCGGACTTTCTGTACGGCGACGTGTTCGGGTGGCTCGAAAGGCTGCGCAAGCGGGGCGACCTGTTCGACCTCGTCGTGCTCGACCCGCCCGGCTTCGCCCGCTCGAAGGCCGGAACGTGGCGGGCCGACAAGGACTACGGGCGGCTGTTCGCGCAGGCCTGCGGGGTCACGGCTCCGGACGGGCGCGTCCTCGCGCTGCTCAACCACGCCGGGGTGTCGGCGGGCGGCCTGACGCGCCTCATCGAGCACGGGCTGGACACGGCGGGGCGGCGCGGACGTCTGAGCGCCGCGCTGGGGCCGGGGCGCGACTATCCCGGTGCCGCGCATCTCAAGGTGCAGGTGTGGGACGTGGAGTGA
- the secG gene encoding preprotein translocase subunit SecG — protein sequence MTPILTLFLILFAAICVGLVFFVLLQVPKQAGLSASMASGGSLLGGRGVEGGLVRTTAVLGGLFMLLAFLIVFISR from the coding sequence ATGACCCCCATCCTGACCCTGTTTCTGATTCTGTTCGCCGCCATCTGCGTCGGCCTGGTGTTTTTCGTGCTGCTGCAAGTCCCCAAGCAGGCGGGCCTCTCGGCCAGCATGGCTTCGGGCGGCTCGCTGCTCGGCGGGCGCGGCGTTGAAGGCGGTCTGGTCCGCACCACCGCCGTCCTCGGTGGGCTGTTTATGCTGCTCGCTTTCCTGATCGTCTTTATCTCGCGCTGA
- a CDS encoding RelA/SpoT family protein, producing the protein MPELSPAVFPPDPDHGMAELRALIESRPDVERGRVEAAYVFARDAHAGVRRKSGEPYITHPVAVAVILARLGMDTDSLMAGLLHDTVEDVEGVTFERIEANFGPDVRRIVEGETKVSKLSKQGNQQAEVPGDGRDMQAENLRQMLIAMTVDLRIIVVKLADRLHNMRTLGSMKPEKQARIARETMEIFAPLAHRLGIGRIKWELEDLSFRYLHPDAYEYLQTRLRTRQEERDDLIVNAVAELRGALEDDLELLEWVEDIDIAGRSKHLWSIHNKMQKEGKALEQIFDLLALRVILKTRPLAVPEGVDESRRERAEENREKRVCYHTLSVVHSMWTPLPGRVKDYIAVPKPNGYQSLHTTVISRSGQPIEVQIRSLRMHEVAEYGVAAHWIYKQGGQLAQKDRENWIAQLREIQNEIGDASDYIDAVKNDILSQRVRVFTPKGLAVSLTAGSTPIDFAYHIHTRIGETAVGARVNGSIVPLSHRLQNGDMVEVLTSKQGKPSEDWLNFVATRSARTKIRAYSRQQKRDEGLQKGHDLLERYLRRRQLAVRQLMRSKLLEEAAQKLLGTRNPDELYLALAAGKLTPSVVARILSPTLAQEQAAPRSPRPAAVKPSEHGIYVEGFTTQTKISNCCSPIRGDQIMGYLTRGRGVSIHRIDCPNMVRLLAGEPERCVAASWNAVSEQELIVDLDVVAEDRSHLLADVMKVLSDQKTSSLKVEARADAGGTAHIHLRLAVGNPGQLEVVRSALLAVPNVTDVLRIGRGPKRG; encoded by the coding sequence ATGCCGGAGCTGTCCCCCGCCGTTTTCCCCCCCGACCCTGACCACGGCATGGCGGAACTCCGCGCCCTGATCGAATCCCGGCCCGATGTCGAGCGTGGGCGTGTCGAGGCCGCCTACGTCTTTGCCCGTGACGCGCACGCCGGGGTGCGGCGCAAAAGTGGCGAGCCGTACATCACCCACCCGGTGGCGGTGGCGGTCATCCTGGCGCGGCTGGGCATGGACACCGACAGCCTGATGGCCGGGCTGCTCCACGACACGGTGGAAGACGTGGAGGGCGTGACCTTCGAGCGGATCGAAGCGAATTTCGGTCCTGACGTGCGGCGCATCGTGGAGGGCGAAACCAAGGTCAGCAAGCTCTCCAAACAGGGCAACCAGCAGGCCGAGGTGCCGGGCGACGGGCGCGACATGCAGGCCGAGAACCTGCGCCAGATGCTCATCGCCATGACGGTGGACCTGCGCATCATCGTGGTCAAGCTCGCCGACCGCCTGCACAACATGCGGACGCTGGGCAGCATGAAGCCCGAAAAGCAGGCCCGCATCGCCCGCGAAACGATGGAGATTTTCGCCCCGCTCGCGCACCGGCTCGGCATCGGGCGCATCAAGTGGGAACTCGAAGACCTCAGCTTCCGGTACCTGCACCCCGACGCCTACGAGTACCTGCAGACCCGGCTGCGGACCCGCCAGGAAGAGCGCGACGACCTGATCGTGAACGCGGTGGCCGAACTGCGCGGGGCGCTGGAAGACGACCTCGAACTGCTCGAATGGGTGGAGGACATCGACATTGCGGGCCGCTCCAAGCACCTGTGGAGCATCCACAACAAGATGCAGAAGGAGGGCAAGGCCCTCGAGCAGATTTTCGACCTCCTCGCGCTGCGGGTGATTCTCAAGACCCGCCCGCTGGCGGTGCCCGAAGGCGTGGACGAGTCGCGCCGTGAGCGGGCCGAGGAAAACCGCGAAAAGCGCGTGTGCTACCACACCCTGAGCGTGGTGCATTCCATGTGGACCCCGCTGCCGGGCCGGGTCAAGGACTACATCGCCGTGCCCAAACCCAACGGCTACCAGAGCCTGCACACCACCGTCATCTCGCGCAGCGGTCAGCCGATCGAGGTGCAGATTCGCTCGCTGCGGATGCACGAGGTGGCCGAGTACGGCGTGGCCGCGCACTGGATTTACAAACAGGGCGGGCAACTCGCGCAAAAAGACCGCGAGAACTGGATCGCCCAGCTGCGCGAAATCCAGAACGAAATCGGGGACGCGTCCGACTACATCGACGCGGTCAAAAACGACATCCTCTCGCAGCGGGTGCGGGTCTTTACCCCCAAAGGGCTGGCGGTGTCGCTCACGGCGGGCAGCACACCCATCGACTTCGCCTACCACATCCACACCCGCATCGGGGAAACGGCGGTGGGGGCGCGGGTCAACGGTTCCATCGTGCCGCTCTCGCACCGACTGCAAAACGGCGACATGGTGGAGGTGCTGACCAGCAAGCAGGGCAAGCCCAGCGAGGACTGGCTCAATTTCGTGGCGACCCGCAGCGCCCGCACCAAGATTCGGGCCTACTCGCGCCAGCAAAAGCGCGACGAGGGGCTGCAAAAGGGGCACGACCTGCTGGAGCGTTACCTGCGGCGACGTCAACTGGCGGTGCGGCAGCTGATGCGCTCCAAGCTGCTCGAAGAGGCTGCCCAGAAACTGCTCGGCACCCGCAACCCCGACGAGCTTTACCTCGCACTCGCGGCGGGCAAGCTCACGCCCAGCGTGGTGGCCCGCATCCTCTCGCCCACGCTGGCGCAGGAGCAGGCGGCGCCCAGGTCACCCCGGCCCGCCGCCGTCAAGCCCTCCGAACACGGCATCTATGTCGAGGGCTTTACCACCCAGACCAAAATCAGCAACTGCTGCTCGCCCATTCGCGGCGACCAGATCATGGGTTACCTCACGCGGGGGCGCGGGGTCAGCATCCACCGCATCGACTGCCCCAACATGGTCCGGCTGCTCGCGGGCGAACCCGAGCGCTGCGTGGCCGCCTCGTGGAACGCCGTCAGTGAGCAGGAACTGATCGTGGACCTCGACGTGGTCGCCGAAGACCGCTCGCACCTGCTGGCCGACGTGATGAAGGTCCTGAGCGACCAGAAGACCAGTTCGCTGAAGGTTGAGGCGCGGGCCGACGCGGGGGGCACCGCCCACATTCACCTGCGCCTCGCCGTGGGCAACCCGGGCCAGCTGGAGGTCGTGCGCTCGGCGCTGCTGGCCGTGCCCAACGTGACCGACGTGCTGCGCATCGGGCGCGGGCCGAAGCGGGGGTGA
- the proB gene encoding glutamate 5-kinase, producing MRVVLKLGTSVLTAGTDRLHRPRLVDLMRDIAAVHARGHEVVLVTSGAVTAGWEALGFPPRERTLAEKQLLAAVGQVQLMHLYASLADLYGLRAAQLLLTADDFRERTRYLNARTTLEGCLGRGVLPVINENDTVAVDQIKVGDNDTLSAFVANLVGADLLLILTDAPGLYTADPRMDPGATLIPVVERVTPEVWALAGGAGSHRGTGGMHTKIQAAEIATRAGTPVVIAPGDAPEALRRVVDGEALGTRFLASGTRLEARKRWILAEIAQGRLLLDDGAAQAVRERGSSLLPAGIRQVEGDFERGHTVRLLAPDGQELGRGLTRYRADDLRRLGGHHSREIEGLLGYTYGDEAVHRDDLVLL from the coding sequence ATGCGTGTTGTCCTTAAGCTCGGCACCAGTGTTCTGACCGCAGGCACCGACCGCCTGCACCGGCCCCGGCTGGTGGACCTGATGCGCGACATCGCCGCCGTGCACGCGCGAGGGCACGAGGTCGTGCTGGTGACCAGCGGCGCGGTCACGGCGGGCTGGGAGGCGCTGGGCTTTCCGCCGCGTGAGCGCACCCTGGCCGAAAAGCAGCTGCTGGCGGCGGTGGGACAGGTGCAACTGATGCACCTCTACGCGTCGCTGGCCGACCTCTATGGGCTGCGGGCGGCGCAGCTCCTGCTCACCGCCGACGATTTCCGCGAGCGCACGCGCTACCTCAACGCCCGGACCACGCTGGAAGGCTGTCTGGGCCGGGGCGTGCTGCCGGTCATCAACGAGAACGACACCGTGGCGGTGGACCAGATCAAGGTGGGCGACAACGACACCCTCTCGGCCTTCGTCGCCAATCTGGTCGGGGCCGACCTGCTGCTGATCCTGACCGACGCGCCGGGGCTGTATACCGCCGACCCGCGCATGGACCCCGGCGCCACCCTGATTCCGGTGGTGGAGCGCGTGACCCCCGAGGTCTGGGCGCTGGCGGGCGGCGCGGGCAGCCACCGGGGCACGGGCGGCATGCACACCAAGATTCAGGCCGCCGAAATCGCTACACGCGCCGGAACGCCTGTGGTCATCGCCCCCGGCGACGCGCCTGAAGCCCTGCGCCGGGTGGTGGACGGCGAGGCCCTCGGCACCCGCTTTCTGGCGTCGGGCACCCGTCTGGAAGCCCGCAAGCGCTGGATTCTGGCCGAGATCGCCCAGGGGCGCCTGCTGCTCGACGACGGCGCGGCGCAGGCGGTACGCGAGCGCGGCAGCAGCCTGCTTCCGGCGGGCATCCGGCAGGTGGAAGGCGACTTCGAGCGCGGCCACACCGTGCGCCTGCTGGCCCCGGACGGCCAGGAACTCGGGCGCGGCCTGACCCGTTACCGGGCCGACGACCTGCGGCGCCTCGGCGGGCACCACTCGCGCGAGATCGAGGGGTTGCTCGGGTACACCTACGGCGACGAGGCCGTTCACCGCGACGATCTGGTGCTGCTCTAG
- the ffh gene encoding signal recognition particle protein produces MFESLGNKLQDILEKLGRERQLTEAQVKASMREIRMALLEADVNFTVAKDFVGRVSEQAVGQQVLGSLNAGQTVIKLVHDELIQTLGGESAQPSLDKKHNVWFMVGLQGAGKTTSSGKLAAHYKKQGRRVLLVAADTQRPAARDQLEVLSKQVGVPVLKVNDGETPAETKARIEEHLARDPRDLVIVDTAGRLQIDEGLMNQLAALKAELQPTETLLVVDAMTGQEALNVAQSFDERIGVSGLIMTKMDGDARGGAALSARSVTGKPIYFAGVSEKIGGLEPFYPDRVAGRILGMGDVLGLIERAQEADLKAMDVKKPGDFDLEDLLLQLRQIRKLGPLGDLMKMIPGMSRALPEGFTIDEKQLQRIDAMISSMTVKERRNPKMIDGSRRKRIAKGSGSSVQDINKLLKMHEQMKEMMKMLGQMTGGKGKGMRMPKLPRGGGQVPPSLKMKK; encoded by the coding sequence ATGTTCGAGTCGCTGGGCAACAAATTGCAGGACATTCTGGAAAAGCTGGGCCGCGAGCGCCAGCTGACCGAGGCGCAGGTCAAGGCCTCGATGCGCGAGATTCGCATGGCGCTGCTCGAAGCCGACGTGAACTTCACCGTCGCCAAGGACTTCGTGGGCCGCGTCAGCGAGCAGGCGGTGGGCCAGCAGGTGCTCGGCTCGCTCAATGCCGGGCAGACCGTCATCAAGCTTGTTCACGACGAACTGATTCAGACCCTCGGGGGCGAGTCGGCGCAGCCCTCGCTCGACAAGAAGCACAACGTCTGGTTCATGGTCGGCCTTCAGGGCGCGGGCAAGACCACCAGCTCGGGCAAACTCGCCGCGCACTACAAGAAGCAGGGCCGCCGGGTGCTGCTCGTCGCCGCCGACACCCAGCGCCCCGCCGCCCGCGACCAGCTCGAAGTGCTGAGCAAGCAGGTCGGCGTGCCGGTGCTGAAGGTGAACGACGGTGAAACGCCCGCCGAGACGAAGGCCAGAATCGAGGAGCATCTGGCCCGCGACCCGCGTGACCTCGTCATCGTGGACACCGCCGGGCGCCTTCAGATCGACGAAGGGCTGATGAACCAGCTCGCCGCGCTCAAGGCCGAGTTGCAGCCCACCGAAACGCTGCTGGTCGTGGACGCCATGACCGGGCAGGAGGCGCTCAACGTCGCCCAGAGCTTCGACGAGCGCATCGGCGTGTCGGGCCTGATCATGACCAAGATGGACGGGGACGCCCGTGGGGGCGCCGCGCTCTCGGCCCGCTCGGTCACGGGCAAGCCGATTTACTTTGCCGGGGTCAGCGAAAAAATCGGCGGCCTCGAACCCTTCTACCCTGACCGGGTGGCCGGGCGCATCCTGGGCATGGGCGACGTGCTGGGCCTGATCGAGCGGGCGCAGGAAGCCGACCTCAAGGCCATGGACGTCAAGAAACCCGGCGACTTCGACCTCGAAGACCTGCTGCTGCAACTGCGTCAGATTCGCAAGCTGGGGCCGCTGGGCGACCTGATGAAGATGATTCCCGGCATGAGCCGCGCGCTGCCCGAGGGCTTTACCATCGACGAAAAGCAGCTTCAGCGCATCGACGCCATGATTTCTTCGATGACGGTCAAAGAGCGGCGCAACCCCAAGATGATTGACGGCAGCCGCCGCAAGCGCATCGCCAAGGGCAGCGGCTCCAGCGTGCAGGACATCAACAAGTTGCTGAAAATGCACGAGCAGATGAAGGAAATGATGAAGATGCTCGGCCAGATGACCGGCGGCAAGGGCAAAGGCATGCGGATGCCCAAACTGCCGCGCGGCGGCGGTCAGGTGCCGCCGAGTCTCAAGATGAAAAAGTAA
- a CDS encoding monothiol bacilliredoxin BrxC family protein — MTQGQDQVLQPLTTPEEVDQFLKDHPQAAVFKAGTCHKTMQGFGVIETFLQRYELPIGFIRVVDWRPASNHVAEMTGITHHSPQFILFQNGQPQYEVNNWDITPEALAPVFSQHVPQRSGAAQLATDDNVEPYRQLMRAYLDGQLSDWAFQDQYVTMFRDDASLRSQREFDLLSRLFGDPDAYHGGLHQLGAPQDRGDLKARVQDVLDQLG, encoded by the coding sequence ATGACTCAAGGCCAAGACCAAGTGCTGCAACCCCTGACGACGCCGGAAGAGGTGGACCAGTTCCTGAAAGACCACCCCCAGGCCGCTGTGTTCAAAGCCGGAACCTGCCACAAGACCATGCAGGGCTTCGGCGTCATCGAGACCTTCCTGCAGCGTTACGAACTCCCCATCGGCTTTATCCGGGTGGTGGACTGGCGCCCGGCGAGCAACCACGTCGCGGAGATGACCGGCATCACCCACCACAGCCCGCAGTTCATCCTGTTTCAGAATGGTCAGCCGCAGTACGAGGTCAACAACTGGGACATCACCCCCGAAGCCCTGGCGCCGGTGTTCAGCCAGCACGTGCCCCAGCGCAGCGGCGCGGCGCAACTCGCCACCGACGACAACGTGGAGCCTTACCGCCAGTTGATGCGGGCCTACCTCGACGGGCAGCTCAGCGACTGGGCGTTTCAGGACCAGTACGTGACGATGTTCCGCGACGACGCCAGCCTGCGCTCGCAGCGCGAGTTCGACCTGCTCTCGCGCCTGTTCGGGGACCCCGACGCCTACCACGGCGGCCTGCACCAGCTCGGTGCGCCGCAGGACCGGGGCGACCTGAAAGCCCGCGTGCAGGACGTGCTCGACCAGCTCGGTTAA
- a CDS encoding FKBP-type peptidyl-prolyl cis-trans isomerase has translation MDQDLQIEKYHEGNGQPAEKGKMVSVHYTGTLENGQKFDSSRDRGQPIEFPLGVGYVIPGWDQGIAQMRVGDKARLTIPGHLAYGEAGVPGVIPPGATLIFDVELMDVR, from the coding sequence ATGGATCAGGACCTTCAGATCGAGAAGTACCACGAGGGCAACGGTCAACCTGCCGAAAAAGGCAAGATGGTCAGCGTCCACTACACCGGCACCCTGGAAAACGGGCAGAAGTTCGACTCCAGCCGTGACCGGGGCCAGCCCATCGAGTTTCCGCTGGGCGTCGGCTACGTGATTCCCGGCTGGGACCAGGGCATCGCGCAGATGCGGGTGGGCGACAAGGCCCGGCTGACCATTCCCGGCCACCTCGCCTACGGTGAAGCGGGCGTGCCCGGCGTGATTCCCCCGGGCGCCACCCTGATTTTCGATGTCGAACTGATGGACGTTCGCTGA
- a CDS encoding glutamate-5-semialdehyde dehydrogenase encodes MTQADSLPTVQAPSVQELGQRARRAARVLRSLPTERKVQALRALADELRSREAGILAANVRDVQAAEAAGLPAHMVDRLRLDASALAAIARDVEAVAALPDPVGEQTGEKTLPSGIRVSQRRVPLGVLGVIYESRPNVTVDVAALALMSGNAAILRGGKETVHSNAALEEAIRAALEGEGLPGAAVQVIRDPDRARMLELLRLDDCVDAIIPRGGAGLHRFCVENATVPVIVGGIGVVHLYLDSSFTRTPQDVQTAADLIRNAKTQKPSACNALDTLLIDRAALPALPGVLRALLESGTELRADAEALEALSRAGLTASPAQPGDYGTEFLALTASIRTVSGLDEALDFIAEHGGHTDVILTRDEAQARRFVQDVDSAAVMVNASPRFNDGGQLGLGAEVAISTQKLHARGPMGLRELTTTKWVVQGDGQIRG; translated from the coding sequence ATGACGCAGGCCGATTCTCTCCCCACCGTTCAGGCCCCGAGTGTTCAGGAACTGGGCCAGCGTGCCCGCCGCGCCGCCCGCGTGCTGCGGTCCCTGCCCACCGAGCGCAAGGTGCAGGCGCTCCGGGCGCTCGCCGACGAGTTGCGCTCGCGCGAGGCCGGGATTCTCGCCGCCAACGTGCGGGACGTGCAGGCCGCCGAAGCCGCTGGGCTGCCCGCGCACATGGTGGACCGGCTGCGGCTGGACGCCTCTGCCCTCGCCGCCATCGCCCGCGACGTGGAAGCGGTGGCCGCGCTTCCCGACCCGGTGGGCGAGCAGACCGGGGAAAAGACCCTTCCCAGCGGCATTCGCGTCTCGCAGCGCCGGGTGCCGCTGGGCGTGCTGGGCGTCATCTACGAAAGCCGCCCCAACGTGACCGTGGACGTGGCGGCGCTGGCGCTGATGTCGGGCAACGCGGCCATTCTGCGCGGAGGCAAGGAGACGGTGCATTCCAACGCCGCCCTCGAAGAGGCCATCCGCGCCGCGCTGGAAGGGGAGGGCCTGCCCGGGGCCGCCGTGCAGGTCATCCGCGACCCGGACCGCGCCCGGATGCTCGAACTGCTGCGGCTCGACGACTGCGTGGACGCCATCATTCCGCGTGGGGGCGCGGGGCTGCACCGTTTTTGCGTGGAAAACGCGACGGTGCCGGTCATCGTGGGCGGCATCGGGGTCGTTCACCTTTACCTGGACAGCTCGTTTACCCGCACGCCGCAGGACGTGCAGACCGCCGCCGACCTGATTCGCAACGCCAAGACCCAGAAGCCGAGTGCCTGCAACGCGCTCGACACCCTGCTCATAGACCGCGCCGCGCTGCCTGCGTTGCCCGGCGTGCTGCGTGCGCTGCTGGAGAGCGGCACGGAGCTGCGGGCCGACGCCGAGGCGCTGGAAGCACTCAGCCGCGCCGGATTGACGGCCAGCCCCGCGCAGCCGGGCGACTACGGCACCGAGTTTCTGGCGCTGACCGCCAGCATCCGCACCGTCTCGGGGCTGGACGAGGCGCTGGACTTCATCGCCGAGCACGGCGGGCACACCGACGTGATTCTGACCCGTGACGAGGCGCAGGCCCGGCGCTTCGTGCAGGACGTGGACAGCGCCGCCGTGATGGTCAACGCCAGCCCCCGCTTCAACGACGGCGGGCAACTGGGCCTGGGGGCCGAGGTCGCCATCAGCACCCAGAAGTTGCACGCCCGGGGACCGATGGGCCTGCGCGAACTGACGACCACCAAATGGGTGGTGCAGGGGGACGGGCAGATTCGGGGCTAA
- a CDS encoding phospho-N-acetylmuramoyl-pentapeptide-transferase → MMVLAALLSWFLLGLFIHYSKRFGWGQPVRQEGPQTHLVKEGTPTAGGVAFVLALVLVFLALLAFGGIGQANLSREVMILLAALGMGVVGGIDDFLKIRSRKFGGKKELLAREKFPLQLLVALLFAGFAAPLASHQLLPGFMSVGGYPIFDMLFIAFVMVGSVNAFNFTDGLDGLLAGVGMIVLLPLVAVSPISALMVAVLLGFLWFNAHPARVFMGDMGSHAIGAVAAGAYALYSDVWLLPIAAIIPVIAVLSVVIQVASFKSRGKRVFRMTPIQHHFELSGWPETHVTLRFWVVTGIATALTWWLMGGRP, encoded by the coding sequence ATGATGGTCCTGGCGGCGCTGCTGTCGTGGTTTTTGCTTGGGCTGTTTATTCATTACAGCAAGCGCTTCGGCTGGGGGCAGCCGGTCCGGCAGGAAGGCCCGCAGACCCACCTCGTCAAGGAAGGCACCCCCACGGCGGGCGGCGTGGCGTTCGTGCTGGCGCTGGTGCTGGTGTTTCTGGCGCTGCTGGCCTTCGGCGGCATCGGGCAGGCCAACCTCAGCCGCGAGGTGATGATTCTGCTTGCCGCGCTCGGCATGGGCGTGGTGGGCGGCATCGACGATTTCCTGAAAATCCGTTCGCGCAAGTTCGGCGGCAAAAAGGAACTGCTCGCCCGTGAGAAGTTCCCCTTGCAACTGCTCGTCGCGCTCCTGTTCGCGGGCTTTGCCGCGCCGCTCGCCAGCCATCAACTGCTGCCCGGCTTCATGTCCGTCGGCGGCTATCCCATCTTCGACATGCTCTTTATCGCCTTCGTGATGGTGGGCAGCGTCAACGCCTTCAACTTCACCGACGGCCTCGACGGTCTGCTCGCCGGGGTGGGCATGATCGTGCTGCTGCCGCTGGTGGCCGTGTCGCCCATCAGCGCACTGATGGTGGCGGTGCTGCTGGGCTTCCTGTGGTTCAACGCCCACCCCGCCCGCGTGTTCATGGGCGACATGGGCAGCCACGCCATCGGCGCGGTGGCCGCCGGAGCCTACGCGCTGTACTCGGACGTGTGGCTGCTGCCGATTGCCGCCATCATTCCCGTCATCGCCGTGCTGAGCGTGGTGATTCAGGTCGCGTCGTTCAAGTCGCGCGGCAAGCGGGTGTTTCGCATGACGCCCATTCAGCACCACTTCGAACTCAGCGGCTGGCCCGAAACCCACGTCACCCTGCGCTTCTGGGTGGTCACCGGCATCGCCACCGCGCTGACGTGGTGGCTGATGGGCGGGCGGCCCTGA
- a CDS encoding HAMP domain-containing protein, with amino-acid sequence MKYTVLIRQPVPEEIRPQLEEQLVSRFGLSAEQAQRLAARRSGRLMKPTSQARAELLVQVFESVGAQVSLEEVRADGPGAAAPVPVPAAPADPVSAGQSSAGAPDPFASAGASDPFTPSSDLFADLFSAPASSSTVVGAVAGGLTPTGSTAGGLTGVAGAGTGAAPQVPPLDVNDADPDVLPDWARSPAPARGRPDREAPAVGGDGAGNQTGNDDWADFTGSLSMPESDTLQVSRPAGAAPRQSTEFLTEVGDEAVVNAQPRHSLTQQIRLGTLAPLVLSGLLTLGLLLLTLPRLEQRLMQSSAQTLASVIGTTLPGGAAAQAAQLGAAARDPNVGFVRLEVPSGNATLRSAATSDLAALNTRLAAWSGSARPAGRLRVGNQDYAVSRVSIVRGSGGVLRAVPAGQENSAPVVRRVTVGVASAQAAASLRSTLGLVVLTTLLGLLLALAFAARAARQIVGPLERLVEVADAISLGDLTRPVRMERNDEIGDLAQALERMRLSLEAAMDRLRRRKRT; translated from the coding sequence ATGAAGTACACGGTTCTGATTCGCCAACCCGTTCCCGAGGAGATTCGCCCGCAGCTGGAAGAGCAGCTGGTCAGCCGCTTCGGCCTGAGTGCCGAACAGGCCCAGCGCCTCGCCGCCCGGCGCTCGGGCCGCCTGATGAAGCCCACCTCGCAGGCCCGCGCCGAGCTGCTGGTGCAGGTGTTCGAGTCGGTGGGCGCCCAGGTGTCGCTTGAAGAGGTCCGCGCCGACGGGCCGGGAGCAGCGGCCCCAGTGCCAGTTCCCGCAGCCCCCGCTGACCCGGTTTCCGCCGGCCAGTCCTCCGCCGGGGCGCCGGACCCCTTCGCGTCGGCGGGGGCCAGCGATCCCTTTACGCCGAGCAGCGACCTCTTTGCCGACCTTTTCTCGGCGCCTGCGTCCTCCAGCACGGTGGTCGGGGCGGTGGCCGGAGGCCTGACTCCAACCGGCTCGACTGCGGGTGGCTTGACGGGTGTCGCTGGCGCTGGCACGGGGGCCGCACCGCAGGTTCCTCCGCTGGACGTGAACGACGCCGACCCCGATGTCCTGCCCGACTGGGCCAGATCGCCCGCTCCGGCGCGGGGGCGTCCGGACCGGGAGGCGCCCGCAGTGGGAGGTGACGGTGCGGGTAATCAAACGGGGAACGACGACTGGGCCGATTTCACCGGTTCGCTGTCCATGCCCGAGTCGGACACGTTGCAGGTGTCGCGTCCGGCGGGCGCCGCGCCGCGTCAGTCCACCGAGTTCCTGACCGAGGTGGGCGACGAAGCGGTGGTCAACGCCCAGCCCCGTCACAGCCTGACCCAGCAGATTCGCCTCGGCACCCTGGCGCCGCTGGTGCTCTCGGGGCTGCTGACCCTGGGGCTGCTGCTGCTGACCCTGCCCCGGCTGGAGCAGCGGCTGATGCAGAGCAGCGCCCAGACCCTCGCCTCGGTGATCGGAACCACCCTGCCGGGCGGTGCGGCGGCCCAGGCCGCGCAACTGGGCGCGGCCGCGCGCGACCCCAACGTGGGCTTCGTGCGCCTGGAGGTGCCCAGCGGCAACGCCACGCTGCGTTCGGCGGCCACCTCCGACCTCGCCGCGCTCAATACCCGGCTGGCCGCCTGGAGCGGCAGTGCTCGCCCGGCGGGGCGCCTGCGGGTCGGCAACCAGGACTACGCCGTGAGCCGTGTCAGCATCGTGCGGGGCAGCGGGGGCGTCCTGCGGGCGGTGCCTGCGGGCCAGGAAAACTCGGCCCCGGTGGTGCGCCGGGTCACGGTGGGGGTCGCCAGTGCGCAGGCCGCCGCCAGCCTGCGCAGCACCCTGGGGCTGGTCGTGCTGACCACCCTGCTGGGCCTGCTGCTCGCCCTCGCCTTCGCCGCCCGCGCCGCCCGGCAGATCGTGGGGCCGCTCGAACGGCTGGTCGAGGTGGCCGACGCCATCTCGCTCGGTGACCTGACCCGCCCGGTCCGCATGGAGCGCAACGACGAAATCGGTGATCTCGCCCAGGCCCTGGAGCGGATGCGCCTGAGTCTCGAAGCGGCGATGGACCGCCTGCGCCGCCGCAAGCGCACGTAA